Proteins encoded by one window of Cloacibacillus sp.:
- a CDS encoding flavodoxin family protein: protein MKVLMINGSPNEHGCTYTALCEVGGVLAKHGIETEMFYLGKKPVAGCIACMKCQTAGKCVFDDEVNKMSARLDEFAALVVGSPVYYAAPAGQLCAFLDRLFFSSGGRMAGKLAASVVSCRRGGASAAFDRLNKYFTISNMNVVGSQYWNQVHGFTPEDVRRDGEGLQTMRALGENMAWLLKSIEAGRKAGVAAPVYEERIATNFIR, encoded by the coding sequence ATGAAAGTTTTAATGATCAACGGCAGCCCCAACGAACACGGCTGCACCTATACGGCGCTTTGCGAGGTCGGAGGCGTCCTTGCGAAGCACGGCATCGAGACGGAGATGTTTTATCTCGGCAAGAAACCCGTCGCGGGCTGCATCGCCTGCATGAAGTGCCAGACGGCGGGAAAGTGCGTCTTTGACGATGAGGTGAACAAGATGTCGGCGCGTCTCGACGAATTCGCGGCGCTCGTCGTCGGTTCTCCAGTCTATTACGCAGCGCCCGCGGGGCAGCTCTGCGCCTTCCTGGACCGCCTCTTTTTCAGCAGCGGCGGACGGATGGCGGGCAAGCTCGCCGCCTCGGTGGTCTCCTGCCGGCGCGGCGGGGCTTCGGCGGCCTTTGACCGGCTGAATAAGTATTTTACGATCAGCAATATGAATGTCGTCGGCTCGCAGTATTGGAACCAGGTGCATGGCTTCACCCCAGAGGATGTGCGGCGGGACGGGGAAGGTCTGCAGACGATGCGCGCGCTCGGAGAAAATATGGCCTGGCTTCTCAAGTCGATCGAGGCGGGACGCAAAGCGGGCGTCGCCGCGCCTGTTTACGAGGAGCGAATCGCGACGAATTTCATCCGTTAA
- a CDS encoding DUF362 domain-containing protein: protein MRKFFSGVTAAVLALVVFVCAMAEAAPPKVYMTKDISAVGLTAVYNALESRAEGKNVAVKISTGERGGHNFLDPNLIKGLVQSVKGTIVECNTAYNGARADATLHMEVACEHGFTAIAKVDIQDADGSIGLPVKNGKYFKENLVGSHFKNYDYYVVISHFKGHAMAGFGGAVKNISIGIASAKGKARIHSGGRSDTSPWGGDQTAFLESMAEAGKSVVDSLGGRILYINVMNRLSVDCDCDSSPAEPDMHDIGILASLDPVALDKACVDLVYAAPDGKSLIERMESRSGAHTLEHGEKIGLGSQRYELVKIDK, encoded by the coding sequence TTGAGAAAATTTTTTAGCGGCGTCACGGCGGCGGTACTGGCGCTTGTAGTTTTTGTCTGCGCGATGGCGGAGGCTGCTCCGCCGAAGGTCTATATGACGAAGGATATCAGCGCCGTGGGCCTGACGGCCGTCTATAACGCTCTGGAGAGCCGGGCCGAGGGCAAAAACGTGGCGGTCAAGATCAGTACGGGCGAGCGCGGCGGACACAACTTTCTCGATCCCAACCTCATCAAGGGGCTTGTGCAGTCGGTGAAGGGTACGATCGTCGAATGCAACACCGCCTATAACGGCGCGCGCGCCGATGCGACCTTGCACATGGAGGTGGCGTGCGAGCACGGCTTCACCGCCATCGCGAAGGTGGACATCCAGGACGCCGACGGTTCGATCGGCCTGCCGGTGAAAAACGGCAAGTATTTCAAGGAAAACCTCGTCGGCTCGCACTTCAAAAATTATGACTATTATGTGGTCATATCACATTTCAAAGGTCACGCGATGGCCGGGTTCGGCGGCGCGGTCAAAAACATCTCCATCGGCATCGCTTCGGCGAAGGGCAAGGCGCGTATCCACAGCGGCGGCCGGAGCGACACCAGCCCCTGGGGCGGCGATCAGACCGCCTTTCTCGAATCGATGGCGGAGGCCGGCAAGTCGGTCGTTGACAGTCTCGGCGGCAGGATCCTCTATATCAACGTGATGAACAGGCTCTCCGTGGACTGCGACTGCGACAGCAGCCCGGCGGAGCCAGACATGCACGACATCGGGATACTGGCCTCGCTTGACCCGGTGGCGCTTGACAAGGCCTGCGTCGATCTCGTCTACGCCGCGCCGGACGGCAAATCGCTCATTGAGCGCATGGAATCGCGCAGCGGCGCGCACACTTTAGAGCACGGCGAGAAGATCGGCCTCGGCAGCCAAAGGTACGAACTCGTCAAGATAGATAAATAG
- a CDS encoding ASCH domain-containing protein yields MKTMRAMSVKQPWATWIATGQKTVEMRSWKTDYRGPILICASSQRDMDFEKLDQEQFPLGCTVCVVNLTDVSPMTATMADAAMPFEDNSGLKDEDFCGYGWTLAEPKVAVPPFPVKGKLHFYDVEIPEGTEFIPSEDYFIFDDDDK; encoded by the coding sequence ATGAAGACGATGAGAGCTATGTCTGTGAAACAGCCGTGGGCGACATGGATCGCCACAGGCCAGAAAACGGTAGAAATGCGTTCGTGGAAGACGGACTATCGCGGTCCGATCCTCATCTGCGCCTCATCGCAGCGGGATATGGATTTTGAAAAACTAGATCAAGAACAATTCCCGCTCGGCTGTACTGTTTGTGTCGTGAACCTGACCGATGTTTCGCCGATGACCGCCACGATGGCCGATGCCGCTATGCCCTTTGAAGATAACAGCGGCCTAAAAGACGAAGATTTTTGCGGTTACGGTTGGACTCTCGCGGAGCCCAAGGTGGCAGTCCCGCCATTTCCGGTAAAAGGCAAACTGCATTTCTATGATGTCGAGATACCAGAAGGGACGGAGTTTATCCCCTCAGAAGATTATTTTATCTTTGACGACGACGATAAATGA
- a CDS encoding MerR family transcriptional regulator has product MKKIYITEVSKKTGLSVETLCYYERVGLIPKVARTGAGLRSYGDTDLCWIEFIKCMRDVGVPIDILVKYVALYQQGEPTRQERARLLAEQMRLLDERIAELQRTREKLREKISSRYSDVAVGQE; this is encoded by the coding sequence GTGAAAAAAATATACATTACCGAAGTAAGTAAGAAGACAGGGCTCTCCGTCGAGACCCTCTGCTACTACGAAAGGGTCGGGCTGATACCGAAGGTCGCGCGCACGGGCGCGGGCCTGCGCAGCTACGGAGATACGGACCTCTGTTGGATAGAGTTTATAAAATGTATGCGGGATGTGGGCGTTCCCATAGATATCCTTGTAAAATATGTCGCCCTCTATCAGCAGGGAGAGCCGACCAGGCAGGAAAGGGCGCGGCTGCTGGCCGAACAGATGCGGCTACTTGACGAGAGGATCGCCGAACTGCAGCGAACGCGCGAAAAGCTACGTGAGAAAATATCGTCACGTTACAGCGATGTTGCCGTCGGGCAAGAATGA
- a CDS encoding carboxymuconolactone decarboxylase family protein: MLQLKYFMISMTVIVFTLVVTLVLEKACFAAEEIVPEWALKAQLRERRDPGRAKFAELFKGNDGAYYGGEELAGIMECFLYGDVFRRGLLTDKQRELITLAVLTTNQNREDIRAHVKAALNIGVTPEEIKEAVYQCAPYIGFTKALEGAYAMNEAFREKNVKLPLVSRATVTEKDRYAKGFATQKSIFPAGLDGMYQSSPANRKHIAEYLASFCFGDFYTRGVLDVKMREILTLCILSALGGCESQVKSHVQANLNVGNGEDLMIEAITQCLPFIGFPRTLNALACVAEVVKK; encoded by the coding sequence ATGCTGCAGTTGAAATATTTTATGATATCGATGACGGTAATTGTCTTTACTCTAGTGGTGACGCTGGTGCTGGAAAAGGCCTGCTTTGCGGCGGAGGAGATCGTTCCCGAGTGGGCGCTGAAGGCGCAGCTGCGTGAACGGCGCGACCCCGGACGGGCGAAATTTGCGGAGCTTTTCAAAGGAAATGACGGGGCGTACTACGGCGGCGAGGAGCTGGCCGGCATCATGGAGTGCTTCTTATACGGAGACGTCTTCCGCCGTGGGCTGCTGACCGATAAACAGCGCGAGCTCATAACGCTCGCCGTGCTCACGACGAACCAGAACCGCGAGGATATCAGGGCGCATGTGAAGGCGGCGCTCAACATCGGCGTCACGCCTGAAGAGATAAAAGAGGCGGTCTATCAGTGCGCGCCCTACATAGGTTTTACCAAGGCGCTTGAGGGGGCATACGCGATGAACGAGGCCTTCCGCGAGAAAAATGTCAAACTGCCGCTTGTCAGCCGGGCGACGGTGACGGAAAAGGACCGCTACGCCAAGGGTTTTGCAACGCAGAAATCGATCTTCCCCGCGGGGCTCGACGGCATGTACCAGTCCTCGCCGGCAAACAGAAAGCACATAGCCGAGTACCTCGCCTCCTTCTGCTTCGGAGATTTCTATACGCGCGGCGTGCTCGACGTGAAGATGCGCGAGATACTGACCCTCTGCATCCTTTCGGCGTTGGGCGGCTGTGAGAGCCAGGTCAAGAGCCACGTGCAGGCCAATCTTAACGTTGGCAACGGTGAGGATCTAATGATCGAGGCGATCACCCAGTGTCTGCCGTTCATTGGTTTCCCGCGCACGCTCAACGCTCTGGCCTGCGTCGCGGAGGTCGTAAAAAAATAG